One window of Bdellovibrionales bacterium genomic DNA carries:
- a CDS encoding D-alanine--D-alanine ligase, with amino-acid sequence MKKTVALIFGGRSSEHEVSIRSAKNVANALDKTKYDFILVGISKEGSWYRFSGLEVFDQVVRLSDKSLPAGSDPVALISEGGKPLFFSLKNQTKTTVDCAFPVLHGTFGEDGTIQGLFKMMNLPFVGCGVWSSAAGMDKEVMKRLLAVAQVPNAKYELLTPEHTPSYDELVKKLGTPFFIKPANAGSSVGVHKIKDKAGFEKDLKDAFAYDTKVLAEEFIQGREIECSVMGLNATAKASLPGEVIAHHEFYSYDAKYTDENGASIVIPAQLTPQEVEKIQKMAVKTYQVMGCDGLTRVDFFLKKNGDLYVNEINTIPGFTKISMYPKMWEATGVGYTELISKLIGFAFEKHAADEKLMFSYAALN; translated from the coding sequence ATGAAGAAAACAGTAGCACTCATTTTTGGCGGAAGATCTTCAGAACACGAAGTATCCATTCGCTCGGCTAAAAACGTAGCCAACGCTCTTGATAAGACAAAATATGACTTCATCTTGGTTGGCATCAGCAAAGAAGGCTCTTGGTATCGCTTTAGTGGCCTTGAAGTTTTCGACCAAGTGGTGCGCTTGTCTGACAAATCTTTGCCTGCAGGCTCGGACCCCGTGGCCTTGATCTCTGAAGGCGGTAAGCCCTTGTTTTTCTCTCTGAAAAACCAGACAAAGACGACGGTCGATTGTGCCTTCCCGGTTTTGCATGGCACTTTCGGTGAAGACGGTACGATTCAGGGTCTTTTCAAAATGATGAACTTGCCATTTGTGGGTTGCGGTGTTTGGTCATCAGCAGCTGGCATGGATAAAGAAGTGATGAAGCGTTTGCTCGCTGTCGCGCAGGTTCCGAATGCGAAGTACGAACTTCTGACTCCAGAGCACACACCTTCTTACGACGAACTTGTGAAAAAACTCGGTACGCCATTTTTCATTAAGCCTGCCAACGCGGGATCATCTGTCGGCGTTCACAAAATCAAAGACAAAGCGGGTTTTGAAAAAGATTTGAAAGACGCTTTTGCTTACGACACAAAAGTATTGGCTGAAGAATTCATTCAAGGCCGCGAGATTGAATGCTCTGTGATGGGTCTGAACGCGACTGCCAAGGCCTCTTTGCCCGGCGAAGTGATCGCGCACCATGAGTTCTATTCTTACGATGCGAAATACACGGATGAAAACGGCGCTTCGATTGTGATTCCTGCGCAATTAACTCCGCAAGAAGTTGAAAAGATCCAAAAGATGGCTGTGAAGACTTATCAAGTGATGGGCTGCGACGGTCTCACCCGCGTCGACTTCTTCTTGAAAAAGAACGGCGACCTTTACGTGAACGAGATCAACACGATCCCTGGCTTCACGAAGATCTCGATGTATCCAAAGATGTGGGAAGCAACCGGTGTCGGTTACACCGAGCTGATTTCTAAACTCATCGGCTTCGCTTTCGAAAAGCACGCCGCAGATGAGAAGCTGATGTTCAGCTACGCAGCTTTGAACTAA